The following coding sequences lie in one Metallumcola ferriviriculae genomic window:
- a CDS encoding chromosome segregation protein SMC: MRNINLLEQERNALLTEWLRAKETEKAKLLVRIMDIDERLELNKQSEASN, translated from the coding sequence ATGAGAAACATCAACTTGTTAGAGCAGGAACGCAATGCCCTGTTAACCGAATGGCTTAGAGCCAAGGAAACAGAAAAGGCCAAGCTGCTGGTGAGGATTATGGATATCGACGAGCGGTTAGAGCTAAATAAACAGAGCGAAGCCAGTAATTAA
- a CDS encoding LCP family protein: protein MREESKYDSEFWGDTAVSRKGRRKQQEKRRSRAFFWLAVLLVFFAGFMYIGYSVSNSLLDNGRPDGENVGGDVPAVKKGDRMMTVLMVGVDRRNEEASRSDTIMVAFINQDTQEVKILSVPRDTYAKVPGHGNTKINHAHAYGGMDLLTTSVEELLGTDIDRYVEVDFQGFINIIDILDGVETDVEKDMYYEPENINLKKGLQTLNGEDALAYVRYRSDGRGDIGRVGRQQKFLNLLLDQAVEAKTLWKLPELIGELRKNVKSDLTVKDMLLLAKDLNGITSAKLDAATLPGEATYIDELSYWRLDYDAVEKMLDEFRNVKGGTDS from the coding sequence ATGCGTGAGGAATCTAAATATGATTCAGAATTTTGGGGAGATACCGCGGTATCTAGGAAGGGGCGACGCAAACAGCAGGAAAAGCGCCGTTCCCGGGCCTTTTTTTGGCTGGCGGTACTACTGGTCTTTTTCGCCGGCTTTATGTATATAGGATATTCTGTTTCTAACAGCTTGCTGGACAATGGCCGGCCTGACGGAGAGAATGTGGGCGGAGATGTCCCTGCGGTTAAGAAGGGCGACCGGATGATGACTGTGCTGATGGTAGGGGTGGACCGCAGGAATGAGGAGGCCAGCCGTTCCGACACCATCATGGTGGCCTTTATCAATCAGGATACCCAGGAAGTAAAAATCCTTTCCGTTCCGCGGGATACCTACGCTAAAGTACCCGGTCACGGCAATACCAAGATCAACCACGCTCACGCCTACGGCGGCATGGACTTATTAACCACCTCGGTTGAAGAACTGCTGGGCACCGATATCGACCGTTATGTGGAGGTGGACTTTCAGGGTTTTATTAATATCATAGATATACTGGACGGCGTGGAAACAGATGTAGAAAAAGATATGTACTACGAACCGGAAAACATAAATTTGAAAAAAGGACTGCAGACACTAAACGGTGAAGATGCTCTGGCCTATGTGCGCTACCGCAGTGACGGCCGGGGAGACATCGGTCGGGTGGGTCGTCAGCAGAAGTTTCTGAACCTGCTTTTGGACCAGGCAGTGGAGGCAAAGACTTTATGGAAACTGCCGGAACTAATCGGCGAGTTGAGGAAAAACGTCAAGTCAGACCTCACCGTCAAAGATATGTTGCTCCTGGCCAAGGATTTAAACGGTATTACTTCCGCTAAATTAGATGCAGCCACACTACCGGGCGAAGCAACCTACATTGACGAACTGAGCTATTGGAGGCTTGACTATGATGCTGTGGAAAAGATGCTGGATGAATTCCGCAACGTCAAGGGCGGTACTGACAGCTAG
- the spoIID gene encoding stage II sporulation protein D encodes MRRTLFLVIAACVLLVLILPMVVLNIWRTPRVSIKTAGPGIRVKMHDTGKVVVMPLEEYLVGVVAAEMPALFHEEALKAQAVAARTYTLKKLSSSVNSTHHPGADVCTDPNHCQAWLSPLAMRRRWGLVQYWSYHDKIVSAVKETDGMVATYRGKLIEPVYHSTSGGRTEASSEVWKYSFPYLQSVVCKWDKQSPRYLNTAVMTISQVAQKLNTNLGSVPAASGGAKSLLKVLERTVSGRVKTIRVGDKTYNGTEFRRLLGLSSTYIDWETDGDKITFKTKGYGHGVGLCQYGADGMARQGKSYQDILTYYYRGITVEKYD; translated from the coding sequence ATGCGCAGAACACTTTTTTTGGTAATAGCAGCATGCGTGCTGCTGGTTTTGATTCTTCCTATGGTCGTGCTAAATATTTGGCGTACCCCCAGGGTAAGCATCAAGACAGCCGGTCCAGGTATCAGGGTAAAGATGCATGATACCGGCAAGGTAGTAGTGATGCCTTTAGAGGAATATTTAGTTGGTGTAGTGGCAGCCGAGATGCCGGCGTTGTTTCATGAAGAAGCGCTAAAGGCCCAGGCGGTGGCGGCACGAACCTATACCTTAAAAAAACTTAGCAGTAGCGTCAACAGTACCCACCATCCCGGTGCGGACGTTTGTACCGATCCCAATCATTGTCAGGCGTGGCTGTCTCCTCTGGCCATGCGTCGGCGCTGGGGCTTGGTTCAGTACTGGTCATATCATGATAAGATTGTCTCGGCGGTTAAGGAGACCGACGGTATGGTGGCGACTTACCGTGGTAAGCTGATTGAGCCGGTATATCACTCAACCAGCGGCGGCCGTACTGAGGCTTCCTCTGAGGTGTGGAAGTACAGTTTCCCCTATCTCCAGAGTGTAGTATGCAAGTGGGATAAGCAATCCCCTCGCTATTTAAATACTGCTGTTATGACCATATCCCAAGTAGCACAAAAACTCAATACCAACTTAGGGTCGGTGCCCGCAGCATCAGGTGGAGCTAAATCACTGCTAAAAGTATTAGAACGGACAGTGTCAGGCAGGGTAAAAACCATCCGGGTAGGTGACAAAACTTATAACGGTACGGAGTTCAGACGTTTATTAGGTCTTAGTTCCACTTATATCGATTGGGAGACAGACGGTGATAAAATAACCTTTAAAACCAAGGGATACGGCCACGGGGTGGGACTCTGTCAATACGGTGCAGACGGCATGGCTCGACAAGGGAAAAGTTATCAGGATATTCTCACTTATTATTATCGAGGCATAACTGTAGAAAAGTATGATTAA
- the spoIIID gene encoding sporulation transcriptional regulator SpoIIID, translated as MQEYIRKRVLEISGYIIESSATVRQAAKVFGVSKSTVHKDVSERLPVIDDRLADKVRKVLETNKAERHLRGGEATRKKYKETKVS; from the coding sequence ATGCAAGAGTATATCCGCAAGCGGGTTCTGGAGATCAGTGGGTACATTATAGAGTCTTCGGCAACAGTCAGGCAGGCAGCTAAGGTATTTGGTGTTAGTAAAAGTACGGTACACAAGGATGTTAGTGAACGATTGCCGGTAATTGACGACAGATTGGCCGATAAGGTTCGAAAGGTATTGGAGACAAATAAAGCCGAAAGGCATCTCCGCGGCGGCGAGGCCACTCGTAAAAAATATAAAGAAACCAAGGTTTCATAG
- a CDS encoding F0F1 ATP synthase subunit epsilon, producing MADKKLTVEVVTPERSVAGKEIDSLVVPASEGYLGVLPGHAPLVTGLQVGVITMKNGGQDETIAISGGFMEVIEDKVTIMPDTAETAAEIDAARAERAKERAEERLEKRPEGLDAARAEAALQRAIARIKAVKGVR from the coding sequence ATGGCTGATAAAAAATTAACAGTGGAAGTTGTTACGCCTGAACGTTCGGTAGCCGGCAAGGAAATAGATTCGCTGGTGGTGCCCGCCAGTGAAGGGTATCTGGGTGTTTTGCCGGGCCATGCGCCGTTAGTAACGGGTCTGCAGGTTGGTGTGATTACCATGAAAAACGGCGGTCAGGACGAAACTATAGCTATCAGCGGCGGTTTTATGGAAGTAATCGAGGATAAGGTAACCATTATGCCTGATACCGCTGAGACAGCCGCAGAGATTGACGCTGCTCGGGCGGAGCGCGCTAAAGAAAGGGCCGAGGAAAGACTAGAGAAAAGGCCTGAGGGATTGGATGCAGCCCGGGCAGAGGCCGCATTACAGCGGGCAATAGCACGTATTAAGGCAGTTAAGGGAGTACGGTAA
- the murA gene encoding UDP-N-acetylglucosamine 1-carboxyvinyltransferase, producing the protein MNKIVVSGGRTLQGKVTVSGAKNAVLPIIAATLLAEEGKSIIEDTPRLTDVETIYQVLRHLGVKVTAEGSTLTMDAGEIPAWDAPYEYVRQMRASFLITGPLLARTGHARLSLPGGCSIGSRPIDLHLKGLAALGAQIEIGHGIIDVYSDGLKGNRIYLDFPSVGATENIMMAAALAQGSTIIENVAEEPEIVDLANFLNSMGGHVTGAGTNIIKVDGAKVLRGATHTVIPDRIEAGTFMVAVAAAGGDVLVANVIEDHLKPVVAKLKEAGVEITEESDGIRVKSGGRLYAVDVKTLPYPGFPTDMQAQFMALMAVCQGTSIVTETVFENRFMHVNELKRMGANVNIEGHSAVVKGVQRLTGAPVKATDLRAGAALIIAGLVAEGNTEIGCTYHIYRGYEDIVEKFNSIGADIRRAED; encoded by the coding sequence GTGAATAAGATAGTGGTATCAGGGGGCAGGACATTACAAGGGAAGGTAACAGTCAGCGGTGCCAAAAATGCAGTCTTACCCATTATTGCCGCTACGCTGCTTGCCGAAGAAGGCAAAAGTATTATTGAAGATACCCCGCGTCTCACTGATGTGGAAACTATCTACCAAGTGCTGCGCCACCTGGGAGTGAAGGTGACCGCAGAAGGCAGCACGCTGACAATGGACGCCGGGGAAATCCCTGCATGGGATGCGCCTTACGAATACGTTCGCCAAATGCGGGCATCTTTTCTCATCACAGGTCCGCTGCTGGCTCGAACCGGGCATGCCAGGCTGTCCCTGCCCGGGGGCTGTTCTATCGGCAGCCGGCCAATAGATCTACACTTAAAAGGACTCGCAGCACTGGGGGCTCAGATCGAGATCGGCCATGGTATCATCGATGTGTACAGCGATGGATTAAAGGGTAACAGAATTTACCTGGACTTTCCCAGTGTCGGTGCTACAGAGAATATCATGATGGCCGCGGCTCTTGCCCAGGGCAGTACAATTATTGAAAATGTTGCTGAAGAACCAGAAATTGTCGATTTGGCCAATTTCCTTAACAGCATGGGCGGACATGTTACCGGAGCCGGTACCAATATCATCAAGGTTGATGGTGCAAAGGTGCTGCGAGGCGCGACCCACACGGTGATCCCCGATCGGATAGAGGCGGGTACGTTTATGGTGGCAGTGGCTGCTGCCGGCGGTGATGTGCTGGTGGCCAACGTGATTGAGGACCATCTTAAACCTGTAGTTGCCAAGCTTAAAGAAGCTGGGGTAGAAATTACCGAAGAATCAGATGGGATCCGCGTAAAGAGCGGTGGTAGACTCTATGCTGTCGATGTAAAGACTCTGCCCTATCCGGGATTTCCCACAGATATGCAGGCCCAATTTATGGCGCTGATGGCTGTCTGCCAGGGAACGAGTATCGTGACCGAGACGGTTTTTGAAAACCGTTTTATGCACGTCAATGAGTTAAAACGTATGGGAGCTAATGTCAACATTGAGGGTCATAGCGCAGTAGTGAAAGGCGTTCAGCGACTTACCGGTGCGCCGGTGAAGGCGACTGATTTGCGGGCCGGTGCGGCACTAATTATAGCCGGACTGGTGGCCGAAGGAAATACGGAAATCGGCTGCACTTATCATATATATCGAGGATACGAAGATATTGTGGAAAAATTCAACAGCATCGGAGCCGACATTCGGCGTGCAGAGGATTAA
- a CDS encoding LCP family protein, whose amino-acid sequence MTKKDDEQFLKNFMVWFLGGLIFLGTFFFGLAYFIDEHAPKQPRVSQEEGQNQKDDTPNVDKMNILVLGIDSRDNDFRGRTDTMMVAGINPDAGEISLVSIPRDTRVKIKGAWDKINAAYVYGGEEMAQKTVEDLLDISIDYYAIVDFRGFVRLVDIVGGIEVDVPINMVYKAEGINLTKGQQTLNGEDALAYSRFRGTVEGDIGRAKRQQQVIKLLIEEMFQARNIFKAPALIDAVKENVETDIPITEMAKLAKVGKNLSSTTVNSQVLDGTNEKISGIWYYLIKESSIQEAHKLLS is encoded by the coding sequence ATGACAAAGAAAGATGACGAGCAGTTTTTGAAAAACTTTATGGTCTGGTTTTTGGGCGGGCTGATTTTTCTTGGTACCTTTTTCTTTGGTCTGGCGTACTTTATCGATGAGCACGCACCAAAACAGCCCCGGGTTTCCCAAGAGGAGGGTCAAAATCAAAAAGATGATACACCCAATGTGGATAAGATGAATATCCTAGTGCTGGGAATTGACAGCAGGGACAATGACTTTCGTGGTCGCACCGATACCATGATGGTAGCCGGCATCAACCCTGATGCGGGCGAAATCAGTCTTGTGTCCATACCCCGGGATACCCGCGTGAAGATTAAAGGGGCCTGGGATAAAATCAATGCTGCCTATGTATACGGCGGTGAGGAAATGGCCCAAAAGACAGTGGAGGATCTGCTGGATATTAGTATAGACTATTACGCCATTGTGGACTTTAGAGGTTTCGTCCGTCTGGTTGACATCGTTGGCGGTATTGAAGTGGATGTACCTATTAATATGGTCTATAAAGCCGAAGGAATTAACCTGACAAAGGGGCAGCAGACACTAAATGGTGAGGATGCCCTGGCCTATTCCCGCTTTCGCGGTACGGTTGAAGGAGATATCGGCCGGGCCAAGCGTCAGCAGCAGGTGATTAAGCTGCTAATTGAAGAAATGTTTCAGGCGAGGAACATTTTTAAAGCCCCGGCACTGATTGACGCTGTCAAAGAGAATGTAGAGACTGATATTCCGATAACTGAAATGGCCAAATTGGCCAAAGTAGGTAAGAATTTAAGTTCCACTACTGTTAACAGCCAGGTGCTTGACGGTACTAACGAAAAGATTAGCGGCATTTGGTACTATCTGATTAAGGAAAGTTCCATTCAAGAAGCTCACAAACTGCTTAGCTGA
- a CDS encoding WecB/TagA/CpsF family glycosyltransferase, with amino-acid sequence MDNINMMGVKISKKNLQETVSEISSYIIEGTSHHIITLNAEILYRAQQDEKLMDTINSADLVTPDGAGVVWASRILNRPVQERVTGIDLVQAVTERAQQEGWRMCLYGGKPGTAREAANNLQKKFPKLKIVGTYHGYQSSKELEEMYGHIADTNPDILLVALGAPLQEYWIRDNKETLGIPVMVGVGGSLDVLAGKAKRAPTWLQKAQLEWLYRLIKEPKRYKRMLALPKFMLMVLKMKLRGKA; translated from the coding sequence ATGGATAATATTAACATGATGGGCGTAAAAATTTCTAAAAAAAATCTGCAAGAAACCGTCAGTGAAATTAGTAGTTATATTATAGAAGGGACTTCTCATCACATTATCACACTGAATGCCGAGATTCTTTACCGGGCACAGCAGGATGAGAAGCTGATGGATACCATCAACAGTGCTGATCTGGTTACCCCGGACGGTGCAGGGGTGGTATGGGCCTCCCGGATACTTAACCGGCCGGTGCAGGAGCGGGTGACAGGAATTGACCTGGTTCAGGCAGTGACCGAAAGGGCCCAGCAGGAAGGGTGGAGGATGTGCCTCTACGGCGGCAAACCCGGCACAGCCCGGGAAGCAGCAAATAACCTGCAAAAAAAGTTCCCGAAATTAAAAATTGTGGGAACTTATCACGGTTACCAGTCGTCTAAAGAGTTGGAGGAGATGTACGGGCATATTGCCGACACAAATCCCGACATCCTGCTGGTGGCTTTAGGGGCACCGTTGCAGGAGTACTGGATCAGGGATAATAAGGAAACCCTGGGGATACCGGTGATGGTCGGAGTGGGCGGTAGTCTGGATGTATTGGCTGGCAAAGCCAAGCGGGCTCCCACGTGGTTGCAGAAAGCCCAGTTGGAATGGCTTTACCGCCTGATAAAAGAGCCCAAAAGGTACAAGCGTATGCTGGCACTGCCAAAGTTCATGCTGATGGTGCTGAAGATGAAGCTTCGCGGCAAGGCATAA
- a CDS encoding rod shape-determining protein: protein MFGWGTDIGVDLGTASVLVYVKGKGIVLNEPSVVAIDRDSGQIIAVGEEARKMLGRTPGNIIAIRPLREGVIADYDTTERMLRYFVEKACGSRKLFFKPRVMVCIPSGVTGVEERAVRQAAMQAGAKQAFLIEEPLAAALGAGLDISEASGSMVVDIGGGTADIAVLSLGGIVCSKSLRVGGDKFDDAIVRHIRREYNLMIGERSAEEMKMKVATAYPQGKIEDTQMDIRGRDLVSGLPKTITVTSDESYEALAEAVEQVVSAVKEVLEKTPPELSADIINKGIVMTGGGALLNGLDMLLREETGLPVHIADDAISCVALGTGKALTMLNILQENGILSKRVV from the coding sequence ATGTTTGGATGGGGCACAGATATAGGTGTTGACTTGGGTACTGCCAGTGTGCTGGTTTATGTCAAAGGCAAAGGCATAGTTCTAAATGAGCCATCTGTTGTAGCCATCGACCGGGACAGCGGCCAGATAATTGCTGTGGGAGAAGAGGCACGAAAAATGCTTGGGCGAACGCCGGGTAACATTATAGCCATCAGACCTCTCAGGGAAGGCGTGATTGCAGACTATGATACGACTGAACGTATGCTACGCTACTTTGTTGAAAAAGCTTGCGGCAGCCGTAAACTTTTCTTTAAACCCAGAGTGATGGTCTGTATTCCTTCCGGGGTTACAGGCGTGGAAGAAAGGGCGGTGAGACAAGCCGCCATGCAGGCCGGAGCTAAACAGGCATTTTTAATTGAAGAACCCTTGGCAGCGGCGCTGGGTGCCGGGTTGGATATTTCCGAAGCCAGCGGCAGCATGGTGGTGGATATCGGCGGCGGCACTGCTGATATTGCCGTGTTATCTTTAGGTGGGATAGTATGCAGTAAGTCTTTGCGAGTTGGCGGTGATAAGTTTGACGATGCTATTGTACGTCATATCCGTCGAGAGTATAATCTGATGATTGGTGAACGTTCTGCTGAAGAAATGAAGATGAAAGTCGCTACTGCTTACCCACAGGGTAAGATTGAAGATACCCAGATGGATATCCGCGGACGGGATTTAGTCAGTGGACTGCCTAAGACCATTACCGTCACCTCAGATGAATCTTATGAGGCGCTCGCAGAAGCTGTGGAGCAGGTGGTCAGCGCGGTGAAAGAGGTCCTGGAAAAGACACCACCGGAGCTGTCTGCAGACATCATTAATAAAGGGATTGTCATGACAGGCGGCGGCGCTCTCCTTAACGGACTGGATATGCTGCTGAGAGAAGAGACCGGATTGCCGGTACATATTGCGGACGATGCTATTTCCTGCGTTGCACTGGGTACGGGAAAAGCATTGACCATGTTAAACATATTACAAGAAAATGGTATACTTTCGAAAAGAGTAGTCTAA
- a CDS encoding YwmB family TATA-box binding protein translates to MKKLLTAVIFCGVIAAMYFQPIQATVGQDRLHEDPIFRAFDKSGAAPYELNIQGWAKINDEYMDFSNLQPMVTKVGEALAINEEFTRETIREETMRGITAIKEMNPGEYAVIVLQTLKNEDKNSGETYLILTLSRAGDISAMHTYRDQILSAFQSLQRKPEVSTWLTGTLPGQLTPTEANQLLKEMFTAAGVKDTRGISSDKLVSLSGYSPLIPEYTTVAGRKVNINIAVRYHTNDAKTYVYLGSPLLDGEY, encoded by the coding sequence ATGAAGAAATTATTAACTGCAGTTATTTTTTGCGGCGTTATTGCCGCCATGTACTTTCAACCAATCCAAGCTACTGTGGGACAGGACCGCCTCCATGAGGACCCAATTTTCCGGGCCTTTGACAAAAGCGGTGCCGCACCTTATGAATTAAATATTCAAGGGTGGGCGAAAATAAATGATGAATACATGGATTTTAGCAACCTGCAGCCAATGGTTACTAAGGTGGGTGAAGCTTTGGCGATTAATGAAGAGTTCACGCGAGAGACCATTAGAGAAGAAACTATGCGGGGCATCACCGCGATAAAGGAGATGAATCCCGGCGAATATGCGGTAATCGTGCTTCAGACACTAAAAAACGAGGACAAAAATTCCGGCGAGACATATCTTATTTTAACCCTATCCCGAGCGGGAGACATAAGCGCCATGCATACCTACCGTGATCAAATACTTAGTGCATTTCAATCTTTGCAAAGAAAGCCGGAAGTCTCCACATGGCTCACCGGAACACTGCCGGGGCAGTTGACCCCGACAGAAGCAAATCAGCTGTTAAAGGAAATGTTTACCGCAGCGGGAGTGAAAGATACTCGGGGTATAAGCAGCGATAAATTGGTCAGTCTTAGCGGCTACAGCCCATTAATACCCGAATATACCACTGTGGCCGGCCGTAAGGTAAACATCAATATTGCCGTAAGGTATCATACGAATGATGCTAAAACCTATGTTTATCTCGGTTCGCCATTGTTGGATGGTGAGTACTAG
- a CDS encoding M23 family metallopeptidase — protein sequence MIKKTLAFFIAQGNRLARGAKKLGNGLVQYRWTVAAVMVIASVLIPVYFLLDSPYAKPENQVTDGKSLDGADIGNAKQDSDWPVAVEEPAAPPTDDTSATPAESNAEEESKPALNDMVLPATGQVVTGYGFNYSQEFADYRFHDGLDLSVQRDMPVGAVLPGEVTVVEYAQLYGYRVTVDHGSGWQTRYANLAKVSVERGDQVEQGDQLGTIGDPGTAEAASGTHVHMELLSDGESVNPSAYLPLAE from the coding sequence ATGATTAAGAAAACCTTGGCCTTTTTTATTGCTCAGGGTAACAGACTGGCCCGCGGGGCCAAAAAACTGGGTAATGGGCTGGTGCAGTACCGGTGGACGGTTGCCGCAGTGATGGTCATTGCTTCAGTACTTATTCCCGTATATTTTCTCCTTGACTCCCCCTATGCCAAACCGGAAAACCAAGTGACCGATGGCAAATCTCTTGACGGAGCCGACATTGGGAATGCTAAGCAGGATAGTGACTGGCCGGTGGCGGTAGAAGAACCGGCGGCACCGCCCACTGATGATACTTCAGCAACGCCGGCAGAGAGTAACGCAGAAGAGGAAAGTAAACCGGCGCTGAATGACATGGTCCTTCCGGCTACAGGCCAGGTGGTCACCGGTTACGGTTTCAATTATTCTCAAGAATTTGCCGATTATCGATTTCATGACGGATTGGACTTATCTGTGCAGCGGGATATGCCCGTAGGGGCTGTGCTACCGGGTGAAGTAACTGTCGTGGAATATGCCCAATTATATGGCTATCGCGTCACAGTGGACCATGGTAGCGGCTGGCAGACGCGTTATGCAAATCTTGCCAAAGTCAGTGTGGAAAGGGGTGACCAAGTTGAACAGGGTGATCAACTTGGTACCATCGGCGACCCGGGCACTGCTGAAGCCGCTTCCGGCACTCACGTGCACATGGAACTGCTGTCTGATGGAGAGAGCGTAAATCCGTCAGCTTACCTGCCGTTGGCAGAATAG
- a CDS encoding NapC/NirT family cytochrome c has product MRKILNYILLGAAIALLVFIFIGASYADNGKACMSCHEMKVPVEKWTNSAHEGIECMVCHAEPGWKGLVAAKSTGLGEVTKHLLAEVLAEPIDPAAIHAQVSTDKCLGCHVVAELKPFNKAVDHQLHLDANFDCFDCHRRTAHGNYEERQVRKDKERCLKCHDSEV; this is encoded by the coding sequence ATGCGAAAAATACTCAACTATATATTATTGGGGGCTGCAATCGCTTTATTAGTTTTTATTTTCATAGGCGCCTCTTATGCAGATAACGGTAAAGCTTGTATGAGCTGCCATGAAATGAAAGTACCGGTGGAGAAGTGGACTAATTCCGCCCATGAGGGAATCGAATGTATGGTTTGTCATGCTGAACCGGGGTGGAAGGGATTGGTGGCTGCTAAAAGTACCGGCCTGGGGGAAGTAACTAAGCACCTCTTAGCTGAAGTTTTGGCAGAACCGATAGACCCGGCTGCTATTCATGCCCAAGTTTCCACAGATAAGTGTCTTGGCTGCCATGTAGTTGCCGAACTAAAACCTTTTAATAAAGCTGTGGACCACCAGCTGCATTTGGACGCGAACTTTGACTGTTTTGACTGCCACAGGCGCACTGCCCACGGTAACTATGAAGAACGTCAGGTACGTAAGGATAAAGAGCGCTGTCTTAAGTGTCATGACAGCGAGGTTTAA
- a CDS encoding copper amine oxidase N-terminal domain-containing protein has product MKRRYFFLLMVVVLLIGYGMGQAVQASDPLPGSDQDPLVTKSYVDNYISSHYTDLQAQLTMLTQQVVTLEQRLADMKQTVKVKIQLVIGEKTALVGSQSAQLPVAPFLAEGGYTMLPFRFIGEALGADIGWEAETKTVSYTVGSKELKLQIGSKTALVNGEEMTLSAPPMLKDGSTVVPVRVVVEGLGAKVDWDKSTKTVTIIP; this is encoded by the coding sequence GTGAAGCGGAGATATTTCTTTTTATTAATGGTCGTCGTACTTCTTATCGGCTATGGGATGGGTCAGGCAGTACAGGCATCAGATCCGCTGCCGGGTTCTGACCAAGACCCTTTGGTTACCAAAAGCTATGTAGACAACTACATTAGCAGTCATTATACCGACCTTCAGGCCCAGTTGACCATGCTTACCCAGCAGGTAGTGACCCTTGAGCAACGGCTTGCCGACATGAAACAAACCGTTAAAGTAAAGATACAGTTAGTAATTGGCGAGAAAACTGCGCTGGTGGGCAGTCAATCGGCCCAACTTCCGGTGGCGCCATTTTTAGCTGAAGGCGGCTATACCATGCTGCCCTTTAGATTTATCGGTGAGGCCTTGGGCGCTGACATCGGGTGGGAAGCTGAGACAAAGACGGTAAGCTATACTGTGGGCAGTAAAGAGTTGAAGCTCCAAATAGGCTCAAAGACTGCTTTAGTAAATGGTGAAGAGATGACACTAAGCGCGCCGCCGATGCTGAAAGACGGCAGTACAGTGGTGCCGGTAAGAGTAGTGGTGGAAGGCCTGGGTGCTAAAGTCGATTGGGATAAGAGTACCAAGACTGTTACCATCATTCCGTAA